A window of Seriola aureovittata isolate HTS-2021-v1 ecotype China chromosome 17, ASM2101889v1, whole genome shotgun sequence genomic DNA:
CTCACCTCTCTTCAGGAGGCTTCCCCGGCCATCCAGGCTGCAGTTCCAGCGCTCGTTCCTGAACTGGTACCGACACTCCAGGAGGCTGAGGCGCACCGACTCCCGCAGCGTCTCGGCCAAGCCAGGCTCCCTGCGGCACAGTCTCTTCTGCCGCCTGGTCAGAGTCATCTGCTCGCACTGCTTCAGGTGGGCCTTTCCCGTAGGGGGTTCATTGGAAAACGGTCCGGGTAAAAACACCAAGGGTTCCCGACCTGTCAGCCTTggagaggacagaaagaaacCAGTTAGAAATTGTAAGTCTTagataaaatgcaaaacattttccGACGTTTAAAATCAACTACAGGCCAATATCATGATACTGAAATATTCTCCAATAACTAAACCACTCTGCCACTGCCGTTATTTCCTGATAGAAAAATGTGACTATGACAAAATTGTGCGTTGGAGCGTTGCTGAATTGTTTTACGCTCTTGCCActtgaaaatgttcatttctctgataataaattaaatgaaaaagaggaaCTTATTGAATTTTCCCACTATATGTCCAAACTGAAAACAGTATGAACCCGtatacattaataaaataaaggatAATCCAACAAATCCAAGAGAATCGCTCAAAATAGCCAAAAATGTATCTTAGTTTGGTCGAGATGCGTCTTAAATTACCACTATAGTGATGATTATGGTTAATTGCAATAACTTCGCATAATAATTTGCAAAGCTCTAGAAGTTTTGAACAacactataaataaaatatagctCAATAGTTTGTGCGCAATTGACGCGTGCGTAAATTGGTTAAAGCGTGTAAAGCATTACAATAACAAAGATAATCAATAAATGTAATGGGCGGAGGTAAGAAAAAAGACGTTATCTGACCCAAAATAAGCTGCAGTGTGCGAGAGGAGGATGCAGAGTGCAATGAGTCGCAATAGGCAGGCGGTCCGTGGGAGCCTGGAGCGCATGGTGCCGGGTTGGCGCTGCTCTTCATCTCGCTGATTCTCAACGGAGAAAGTCTGAGCCGTCTGCTCGACGCACCTCTTTAAGGGCccccacatgcacacagactTTCAACCCGGTGCGCCTGTCCCAGTGCTCCGCTTGGAGGCAGGgctctcggggggggggggggggggggcacatcaTATTACCGTACCCTCATTGGACTCTCTGAATATTACTGTGTCCCCTCCCACTGTAACGCCACCCAGGTGGACGGAGCTGCAGAATGACTGTGTTTACCTGCATTGATACAGAAATCTCAACACACCTTGATGCACACCATTAGGACGTTCGCACAAGAATCCAAACCTAATCAAACACATTGTTATGGGCAGAGGGACTTCATTTCAACTCTCAACTCCAAACACTTTAATTAtgcgtcaaaaaaaaaaaattgccactCAGATTGAATTTTTAGGCATAAATTGCTATTTGGTTGATCAGTAAATGAAAATCAGCATGGTGGTTTCATGTTCTCCCCTTaaatgcagcaaacacacaccctgaagtgtccttgagcaacaGGTTCAATCCCTTaacatggagaagaaaaagtaaagaggGGATTTCCCTATTTCTGTCATATAAGTTATTACATTATAATCATTGCCATCTGCAAACAAATCAAAGGCCAGCAGTCAGGACTCAAGAGAACCCTGTGTATGAGAAGTAAATGATCCGTGAGGTCTGAAATTAAAGGACACAAACATATAGCATGTTATTAAAGGCCCTATAGCCTGTTCTTCCAATCAAACTACATGCTCTTCCAAAATGCTTTAGTACGCCTGGGGGAAAAACACAACCATGGTGGGAGCCCCATCTAGTGGATACAATATAGAAGTTCAATCTGGGATAAACTGACCAAAGCAAGCAAACCAAATCTGTGGCGATGTAAAATGAAGAATACACCATATAGTTGTCACAAGAGCTTGAAAAAATGatcatcattattcattaactgtattttttcaAACTATTGTTCAGGctgtaaaatgtgagaaaatagtgaaaaagtGAAACGTCCATGACAGTTTCCTGAGGTGACGTCTTCTCATAATTGTGAAATTGGATCActtcaaaaatgatttcaatgattaatcaactatTGAACAAACGacaaattgattaatcaagtagCTAGGcctaattgttgcagctttagCTGTTAAATCACAATGACAGGTGTCTGTATTCTCAGAAGTATTAAGTCTCAAGTGACAATTTTGTGTTTCACGTAAATGCTTCTGTAGCCTCGTGATGTCACTAGAAGTCAGAAGACACTTGTATCTACGTGCTAGAAATAATAATGGTACAAGGTAAGGGATCCAATGAGCAGGCCACAAATTTATGTTTAGAGTCCTGACTTAGAAATACATTACATAGTGATTATTAAGCACATATTAAATAATTACAGGGTAATTACAACTTATTGGTAGAGCAGtcttaatatatatttttgtcacTTGGGTGCCCTGGTAGATCACCTGGTAGCTTACCTGATAGATTACCTGTCTTCAAAACCAGCCTGACCTTTTGCTgcatttctctttcactctctacTATCACTatgaaataaagcagaaaaattgGATTAAAAacaattggaaaaaaaatcttcattcAATGAAACTGTGTctgaaaagaataaagaatataCAGCAAATCCTTCTCCGTGTAGGACAGCCTAATGATTTACACAGTGCCACCCGGAAATTCATTAGTAGGAGACGAACTTCCGCTGCTAAGGTCACGTGATTTCCTTTCAATTGTGGAGGTCTGCCATATTGTTAGCAGCTGCCATCCAACTATTTTAAATGGATTGctatggaggtagatttgtctcaatattatttgtgtgaacagattgacAATCAACATTTTCCTGCTGTCTGTATCATTTTCCAAGCATATTGTCACCATGAGGCTCTGAACAAATTTCCCTGCTGTTGTAATTATGGAcattcacagaaacaaacatcaaactgCAGGGTGAGTTTTATGAACAACTGGGATCCGGTGGGGGATGTTACAACAAAAGCATTGCTAAAAATAACAACTAATTCTTGGACTTTTGCCTAAAACTCATGTTTGATCTATCCCAGGAAGCAACTCTTCAAAGTCTGTTCAAAAGTTGCGCCGTTGAAATGAATGGATCTGGTAATTCAACTGAGGGAGAAACTGAAGAACCAACAGACCTATACAGATGTGTATCGGTCTAATTGGGGTCCCTCTGGTGAGTATGAATTAAATATGACTATGAAAATCTTGAGTAAAAGCCAGAAAATGGAcaagattttcttcttttcccccTCTACAGGTGAATGGTCTATAGTAACATGCTACAATGGCATTGTTTACAGTCTGAAATTGAACCTGCAGACAGAAAGTCCAAGCAGTTTTGCTGACCTTCTTTTGTCATGACAGCATTTCCCAAATATCTGTCTGTATGACTGTGCGCACAGTttggcaacacacacaaatgcacgaGTTGctgacaccccccaccccatttCTCCCACATGAAGGAAAACCATTGGCCCAGACAAAGGAGACCTTGGCCAAAGCTACTAAGTCAAAGACTGAAGGTGCCCCTGTAGTGGCTCAGACATCAGACAACCGGATCAAGCGACCATTATGCACTTCATGACAAACCCCATCAGACCCACATGATGTGTTACGACGGGGTTGATCTAGTACCTGACCTCCAGGGCTGTATAAAAAGTCAGGTGGTAAAATATATTTGCTTAcatgagaaaaaataattactCTCTCAACAGCATGACACCGTCCACACGCGTGTTCCTGATGAGTAACCTGATCGAGCACAGATCAACACACAACTTCTGGAAAACAGGATCATTTCAggcctgttttcttttcaaaaggaatatcttcatttattcatattgcCAGGGGACAGGTTTGAAAGGGAGTCTTAAACTTATTCACCCATGAGCCAAAGTAAGaaatacatttgtggtttaagACAGTGTAAAACCACATCCTAGTCCCATGAAGAAATAATGCTTATAGCTCTGTAACAATATTCATCTGTTCATACATTTTGTACAGTAATACATACGTTATATATTTTCAGCCACAGAGAGTTTGGCCCCCGTTTGTATCAAAGCAATAATGAATAGTACAACTGTTCGTGGCACTCAAGaacattaataatacatttactgtatatctctGTCCTGTATAGTATGCCTACATAGATATAATGAATCTACTGTTGAACAGTGAGGTTGGCTGAGCAGAATGTCTCCCCGTGGTCATTGGTGGCTCTACAGGTGTAAACATTGGTGTCCACAGTGCCAACTTTGGCGATGACCAGGGTACAGTGGCCGTCTTCCTCGTACTCTATCTGCACCGTGGATGACTCCACTACAGGCTCCTCCCCACACAGCCACACCACCTCTGGATCGGGGTATCCTGTCAGGACAGATGGGAGGGGTGAGGACGGTGGAAAGAGGCAGAAATCAAGGTTCAGGTCAAGTCACAAGTCTATATAAAGTAATTGCAAGATGCAAGACTTTAAGGACTGAATGTGAACAATTTATAATCACAGtattctttcaaaataatagACCTAATAATGGTATTTGCAATGTGTCAATTTTACTAGATCAAaacttcagttgttttttttgttttcatattgtaaGTCTTTAGGGAGTCAAGCAAGTCAAGTGGTCAACAAAGCACACTATAATGTCACTAAAACATACGCATTGTACTCTTACACCTCTTAAATGAAGGCCTCAGGATAAGAAGTCGGTGTGTACCTGTCAGGTGACATGAGAGACGGACACTGGATCCCTGAGCTACCGTCTGGTCCTCCAGGCTCTGGGTGAACTGGGGTGGCCCCTGCATCTTCTGCTCCAGAGACTGTAGGGCATGCTCTGCTTCTGGGCTTAGGGGTGAGTCTGGGACGGGAAgtgggaggaaagaggaagtggaTGAAAGCTTATATAGCCGGGTTAGACCAGGAAACTAAAATAGTTCTGATAAGAGTAAGATAATAAAAGACTGTGTGTTACCTCCTCCAGGGCTGGTAGGAGATCCAGAGCTGTCACTCTTGGAGAGTAAAGCCATTCTCTTCAGGGCAAGCATGGCCTTACCTGCTTTCTATGAGACAAACATTGGAAAGGTTTGTAGCTGAAAGCAAAACCAACACTTCAAACTCCAGAAGCTGGATGAAATTCAAGTGGTTTGATATGTTACCTTCCACTTCTGCCTGGCTAGAAACCTCTTCATCTTTTCCTTAGACAGACACTTTGTGGCAGCAAGATCTCCAGAGTCAAATGCTGCCATCCAAGGGTGGGCAAGGGCCTCTTCACAGGACATCCTCCGCCTGTGAGGCAAAATGGAGGGTTATTGGTGGGTAAGTGAAGCTGGTATCTGTCGGCTGTGCAGTAGCCACATTTATAAATTCACCTGGTGTCCTTGTTGAGCAGGGAGCTGATGAAATTCTTGGCCTCGTCTGTTATCTCATCAAAGCTGTCCTCATCAAACTCCCACTGGGCAGCTGTGACCAAGGCCAGGGTCTCTGCATCGCTGTTTCCCTGGAATGGAGACTCGCCGCTCAGTCTGAAAAccaaagaaagacacagaggtAGTGGTGTTGTTATATTGACTTTTGCAACCTACATCCACTAGGTGGCATTAAAAGTCTAAAATTCAAGACGTTTATCCATCGTGACTATTATTACCAGCAGAATCCAATCAGTATATTATGTTTTAGTACATTTATCAGGGTCTTTTTCTGGAATTGCAATTGATTAAGGACCTTTTGACTAAGAAGTAAAGTAAATTAGATCAGTTTGATGGGGGCCAACCGACTGGTTTCTAGTTTGATGTGATAGATTTTGTAGTATCTGAAACTGCTCTCACCAAATTCAGATATGGGAATGTGCACGGCGATGGTTAAAAGATAGACACACTGACTTGAGTTCTTGCAGCAAGTTAGAGACAGGTGACAAAGGAAAAACCGtaaaaatgagtggagaaacaggatgacagtGCCCTCATCCATAGGGTGGGGGCACTGTCATCCTATGGCCTTTGAAGTCACCAGATCTCGACCCAATTGagcacctatgggagattttggccCGTCACCATCATCATAACACCAAATGTGGGAATATCTTTTGGTGAATGGTTTTCATCCCTCCAGGTGAGTTCAAAGACTTGTAGAGTCGATGCCAaggagcagtgaagctgttttGGCAGCACGTTGTGTCAAAAtaccttactaagacactttatgttggtttttccttaaTCTGTCTGTGTATGAGAAGTTTGATACCACTTTTGGACAGATGAATGTCCAATATTACaactctgttttgtttttcttctgagggaaatatctggctctttagttCAATCTTAAATGCTTCACTTTCTCCAGCAGCTACTGCCTAACTCTGTCTGTCTAGTGCTGAGCAGGCAGTGAgtttttgaagctttttgcaGATAACAGCTTCCTGCTGTGGCCGAAAACagcaatatgaaaatgaaagtgaaccATAACTGTTAAGTTGTGGCCAAAATAATTTAACAATGCGCTGATAATCACCCTAAACCTGTGAAAAGCTGAGCGGAGGAGCAGATTAAGGTGATAATTGCCTGTAGGATGACCACCAGAAGGGATGCCTTTCACAATGtaacattgtcatttgatattgtgattttaaatatataGGTTATAGCTGCTTTAAGGTTTCATGTGGGGGTTAcgtacttgagtatttcttgGCTGGGCATTTAGGAGAGACTCCAAGAGCTGTAGTAGGTATGTGGATGCTGTTTCCCCTtgtctccagtctttgtgctaagctaaaaGGCTACTGCCtgtatagcttcatattttttgtACAGACTttagagtggtattgatctttcCATCTCACTCTCAGCAAGAGAGTGAATAAATGTGATTGCTGTAATGTCAAACAATGTGACTCACAGTATGTAGCAGATGACCCCAATGCTCCACATGTCAGTGGCCAAACAAACAGGTTCATAGTTGATCACTTCAGGCGCCACAAACTCTGGAGTCCCATGCATCACCTTCAGAGGCGTGTTGCCGTCTGTTGAACATAATTCATATAATTTGATATATAAACATTCcataacatacatatatatataaatactgagAGATGTTAATTTCACACACCAAGCTTGCTGGCTAATCCGAAATCAATGATTTTTATGGAGGTGCCGGTGGtgtcaacacacacaatgttttcaGGTTTGAGGTCCAGATGGAGAATGTTTTGCTGATGCATGTAGTCAATCCCCTGCAGGATCTGCTGCATGTAGCGCACACTGGCAGGCTCTGTGTGCTCAAAGCTGTCATCCACAATACGTTCAAACAGTTCCCCACCTGCGATACTGCAGACAGACGAACCGCAGTGACAGCAAACAGTTATTATATTTCTTCGTATACACCCGGAGTTTGCAGCTCCCAAGAATTTAACCACTTCTGGGTGTCATCATGATACTCACAACTCCATGACCATGACCATCTCAGGCTTGTGATCATAGGCCGCCAGACACTGAACCAGTTTGGGGTGGTGGAGATAGTTCATCAGCTCTATCTCTTTACGAGCAGCCTCCCGCTCCTTGGCACGTCGGCCTTTGTAGAACTTCCCAGCGCACACACgtcctgtctctttgtgtgttagCTTGAATACCAGGCCAAACTTTCCCCTGATGAAGAGATGAacttaatcatttttttaaatctctgaaCCTTAAGAATGACGTCCTAATGTCATGTCATCATAGATCTTGAAATATGTGGTCACGTAGTGGGAGTGAGACCACCACAGTGTCCATTTCCTGACTTACAGATTTCTTTCCATTATTAACTGCAACCACCAAACTTACATTGGGGTACATTTGCTGGCTTGCTAGAGTAGAACCATGTCTCTACATGCTTGCCATTTAATCTCCCTCTGCCTTTTTTGGCACGACTTACCGTCTTCAAGACAAGTCACACTATTTAAAGGGAGACTTCTCCTTGAAAAGTTTTAGCTGTACTTGAAAAACTTGCTTGGGGTTGGACGTGACGGATACTCACATTCCCAGTTTCTCCTGCAGATTGTAGTGATCTGTGACTTTGTGGGTAGAGTCGATGGTGACAGAGGTATAGGCTTGAGAGGCCTCCTCTTCTTGTGGTTTGTCTAAATCTATGCACAGACACAGTAGATGTCATATAAGCCTCATTACATTTGCCTATATGTTGAAATGTGGCCTCAATAACCCATACCACCTCACCTTTCTGCTCCATCCTAACCACTGGCGACACTGGTCCTGGTTCGCTTGCTCCCACGGTGTTGTAGGCCCTCACTCTGAAACGGTATTCCTTGTGAGGCTGCAGCCCAGAACTCACTCTGTATGAAGTACTCTTACACTGGGAGGTTAGCTCGCTCCACTCCCCAGGCTCAGCACGTCCTTGCTTCTTCGCCTCGATCACATAACCCAGGACGACACTGCCACCGTCGTAGCAGGGGCCCGACCAGGACAGCACAAGGCTGGAGGCAGAGACACGGGAGATGACAGGGGAAGAGGCAGGAGGCTGCGGCCTCTCTGGTGGGAGGATGATTAATAAAGCGTTCAAGTAACTGCTTCACATGGTGTTGAAACTGCAGGGAACTGTGCGTTGTCTTACCTATTACAGAAAGAGTGAGCGTGTGTTGTGCTGAACTCTTGCGGTCTCTCACTGCAATAGTGTAGCTGCCTGTGTGCTGTGGTTTCGTCTCTGCTATAACCAGTGTGCTGCTTcgatctgtgttttctgtccgCAGCTCTGGACCATCCACTATCTGCAGGTGTAAAATGTGTGAGGAAATGTCTGAGAAACAATGGagacaaaaactaaatttgGAATGGCAGACAGAGGATATACAACACCTGCTCTTTGTTTCTGATCCAACAGGACACCACAGGAGGGCTGCCGGTGAAAAAGCACGTCACACGGGCGGTCTGTCCCACCTTCACCTCGAGGTGCTGTGGAGGGTTTTCAAAGTGTAATGCTGGACCTGCATAGCCAAAACATAGTGAGTGTTTTGACTCAAAGTCTTCCTGTTCATTGTAGTGTCTGGTGAAGTTCATCTTCTAAATTCCCAAAACATGACACTGGAAGGAAATTATCCAGTGTGGTGTGTGAGTttaagataaagacagaggtttgtactgtactgtaaaactGGGAGTGTATTACTGTACTTCCCCCAAGACCCTTATTATTGTACCATACAGCAGACCAAGTGTCTCAAGtagaaacaaaatacaaaatacaaaacacaagtgACCTACACCATACACAAGTACAACCAGTCCTTGTGTAATCAAGTGTGTTAAACAATGTTAAACTAGATCAACTGTTCTTTGAAGACACCTATACATCCCGGGTCTATAATATCTTTCACACACTTGAAAAATGTTTACTTAGACAAATATCCTTCAAGGACGCAGACTAAACACATATTTGAGGTCTTACCACTGTGGTGTAACCTATAGTCATATAATGTTCACA
This region includes:
- the mylk5 gene encoding myosin light chain kinase, smooth muscle, with the protein product MNGDGCKQRYVSTFRIQIKPPRASSAPGNGPGTIDTAVKCTDTGSLSLSSCKRLDPPVFIEPLQDCSVDEGSDITLRGVLKGSQPIKVSWLHNGEVARFGKHSFDGRDVSFVVTECLPEDAGAYTCLAENSAGKTSCCAAVFVRDFETICGMHSHISKIPTSASKSIMENGMSPQSPKDERQEFRRSLCTSDTGSDKQSPVSSPREVIPKKRANSGKGPALHFENPPQHLEVKVGQTARVTCFFTGSPPVVSCWIRNKEQIVDGPELRTENTDRSSTLVIAETKPQHTGSYTIAVRDRKSSAQHTLTLSVIERPQPPASSPVISRVSASSLVLSWSGPCYDGGSVVLGYVIEAKKQGRAEPGEWSELTSQCKSTSYRVSSGLQPHKEYRFRVRAYNTVGASEPGPVSPVVRMEQKDLDKPQEEEASQAYTSVTIDSTHKVTDHYNLQEKLGMGKFGLVFKLTHKETGRVCAGKFYKGRRAKEREAARKEIELMNYLHHPKLVQCLAAYDHKPEMVMVMEFIAGGELFERIVDDSFEHTEPASVRYMQQILQGIDYMHQQNILHLDLKPENIVCVDTTGTSIKIIDFGLASKLDGNTPLKVMHGTPEFVAPEVINYEPVCLATDMWSIGVICYILLSGESPFQGNSDAETLALVTAAQWEFDEDSFDEITDEAKNFISSLLNKDTRRRMSCEEALAHPWMAAFDSGDLAATKCLSKEKMKRFLARQKWKKAGKAMLALKRMALLSKSDSSGSPTSPGGDSPLSPEAEHALQSLEQKMQGPPQFTQSLEDQTVAQGSSVRLSCHLTGYPDPEVVWLCGEEPVVESSTVQIEYEEDGHCTLVIAKVGTVDTNVYTCRATNDHGETFCSANLTVQQ